From the Gouania willdenowi chromosome 19, fGouWil2.1, whole genome shotgun sequence genome, one window contains:
- the afap1l2 gene encoding actin filament-associated protein 1-like 2 isoform X1, with protein sequence MEKDKVLDQLLVELHRLLLILDKETLSGNATIQKGLLSDLLQSYRSSNGPDEEYIYMNKVIVTDKDDASDVLVNGRASKHVPVPQKSLPDLPPHRTGVVCAEPFPLPAVPSPACVNTDSYYEEAQPYEETVNDVDKFARMGARCSDSTVYAVITRDDGEAVSSSYESYDEEEVSRGKSPSAQHQWPSAEASIELMKDARICAFLWRKKWLGQWGKQLCVIKDHRLLCYKSSKEQTPLLDVSLLGCTVVYKEKLLKRKEHKLKIIPFGGEAIVLGLQSKEQTEQWLKVIQEISPRPAESCEPHQFVSDSPRLICTKGELSERNCGASESGSSTDSHTETSEIKDVKKKYGAGLKFSNLMNIGKKKNCTLESPEKCVDTSGYLNVLVNSQWRTCWCLIKNGQLWFYQDKGKNKVSQPAVKLEGCSVAPDPNPERLYSFRIDMEGTQLATLEAKTSADMGHWLGLLLSLTGTKTDPEELTYDYVNADRISCIVNAAKTSFYLMQRRYSEPNAYIETPPSIPHNSEELYDDVASIADPEDAEESSIPDCEDNNVQKQAETCLQHPTDPGSTEEEIENRIYLDLVPVRSFLHTSCGTKESGKHPPSPADQPKNSACPNESIITTSCIELESPAAAVEELTLFPASDKQEESQPMYPQNQPDSPSSQSQESPRRSNVTIPQAFSCSKGQPHSPVPARTKAHTIGSPGSVEVKLGKNRTEADMRRYIDELQHLEKEREEVRSSLGKLKKERKETKEELSACQDPQQQLTLEACLKQKEEACREAENHRVEVELQLVEVKESLKKVEAGPFTLGTTLDSSLQDPPSVKATSTTTPQGSSSSSCQPLNCSSCAEAASPVNSASALKNRPASVMTTKGTVLQKAKEWEKKSST encoded by the exons TGCTGGACCAGCTCCTGGTTGAGCTCCATCGTCTCCTGCTCATCTTGGACAAGGAGACCCTGAGTGGGAACGCGACCATCCAGAAGGGTTTGCTGTCTGATCTGCTCCAGTCCTACAGATCATCAAATG GCCCTGATGAGGAATATATTTACATGAACAAAGTCATCGTCACTGATAAAG ATGATGCATCAGATGTCCTGGTCAATGGAAGAGCATCAAAGCATGTACCAGTCCCACAGAAGAGTCTCCCTGACCTGCCGCCCCACAGGACG GGTGTGGTGTGTGCAGAGCCATTCCCTCTGCCTGCAGTCCCTTCTCCAGCCTGCGTAAACACAGACAGTTACTACGAGGAGGCTCAGCCTTATGAGGAAACTGTTAATG ATGTGGATAAGTTTGCCAGGATGGGAGCGCGTTGCTCTGACAGTACAGTCTATGCCGTTATCACCAGGG ACGACGGAGAAGCCGTAAGCAGCTCGTACGAGTCCTACGATGAGGAAGAAGTGAGCAGAGGAAAGTCTCCATCAGCACAGCATCAATGGCCCTCAGCAGAGGCATCCATCGAGCTAATGAAGGACGCTCGCATCTGTGCCTTCCTGTGGAGGAAGAAGTGGCTCGGCCAGTGGGGCAAGCAACTGTGTGTTATCAAAGATCATCGCCTGCTG tgTTATAAGAGCTCAAAGGAGCAGACGCCACTGCTGGATGTGAGTTTGCTTGGTTGCACTGTGGTTTATAAAGAGAAGCTGCTGAAAAGGAAAGAGCACAAGCTGAAAATCATTCCCTTTGGAGGGGAAGCCATCGTGCTGGGCCTGCAGAGCAAAGAACAAACCGAGCAATGGCTGAAG GTCATTCAAGAAATCAGCCCGAGGCCAGCGGAAAGCTGCGAGCCCCATCAATTCGTCTCTGACTCCCCAAGGCTCATTTGTACTAAG GGAGAGCTGAGCGAGAGAAACTGTGGTGCTTCAGAGAGCGGCAGCAGCACAGACAGCCACACAGAAACTTCAGAAATCAAAGATG TGAAGAAAAAGTACGGCGCTGGTTTGAAGTTCAGCAACCTCATGAAcattgggaagaaaaaaaactgcacgCTGGAGAGTCCGGAAAAATGTGTCGACACCTCAG GTTACCTTAACGTGCTGGTGAACAGTCAGTGGAGAACCTGCTGGTGTCTCATAAAGAACGGACAGCTGTGGTTCTACCAGGACAAAGGCAAGAACAAAGTGAGCCAGCCAGCTGTGAAACTGGAGGGCTGCAGTGTGGCACCTGACCCGAACCCAGAACGCCTCTACTCATTCAGGATCGACATGGAGGGCACTCAGCTGGCCACCCTGGAG GCTAAGACTTCAGCAGACATGGGTCACTGGCTGGGCCTCCTGCTGTCACTGACGGGAACCAAGACCGACCCCGAGGAGCTGACGTACGACTACGTCAACGCTGATCGAATTTCCTGCATCGTGAACGCTGCAAAAACCTCCTTTTA cttgaTGCAGAGGAGGTATTCAGAGCCAAACGCCTACATAGAAACGCCACCATCTATTCCTCATAACTCTGAAGAACTGTACGATGACGTAGCATCTATAGCTGACCCAGAA GATGCTGAAGAGAGCAGTATTCCCGACTGTGAGGACAACAACGTCCAGAAGCAAGCTGAAACATGTTTGCAACATCCCACAGACCCAGGAAgcacagaagaagaaattgaaAACAGGATTTACTTGGACCTGGTCCCTGTGCGCTCCTTCCTCCACACATCCTGTGGGACTAAAGAAAGTGGCAAACATCCTCCCAGCCCTGCAGACCAACCTAAAAACTCTGCTTGTCCAAATGAATCG ATTATTACAACTTCTTGTATAGAACTAGAgtcaccagcagcagcagtagagGAGTTAACTTTGTTCCCTGCAAGTGACAAACAAGAAGAATCACAGCCGATGTACCCGCAAAATCAGCCCGACTCCCCCTCCTCACAGAGCCAGGAGAGCCCCAGGAGAAGTAACGTAACGATCCCACAGGCCTTCAGCTGCTCTAAGGGACAACCCCACAGCCCAGTGCCAGCACGCACTAAAGCACACACTATAG GGTCTCCAGGCTCAGTCGAGGTGAAATTGGGTAAAAACCGCACAGAGGCCGACATGCGGCGCTACATCGATGAGCTCCAACATCTGGAGAAAGAGCGAGAGGAGGTGAGGAGCAGTTTGGGGAAGCTGAAAAAAGAGCGGAAGGAAACCAAAGAGGAGCTTAGTGCCTGCCAAG ATCCACAGCAGCAGCTCACCTTGGAGGCCTGTCTGAAGCAGAAGGAGGAAGCGTGTCGGGAAGCAGAGAACCACAGGGTGGAAGTGGAGCTGCAGTTAGTGGAAGTGAAGGAGAGTTTAAAGAAAGTGGAAGCAGGGCCTTTCACACTGGGAACCACGCTGGACAGCAGCCTCCAGGACCCTCCCTCA GTTAAAGCAACATctacgaccacaccccaaggtTCATCTTCATCGTCATGCCAACCCCTTAACTGCAGCTCATGTGCAGAAGCAGCTTCTCCAGTGAACTCTGCCTCAGCTTTAAAAAACAGACCTGCCTCCGTCATGACTACAAAAGGAACCGTGTTGCAGAAAGCTAAA GAATGGGAAAAGAAGTCCAGCACATAA
- the afap1l2 gene encoding actin filament-associated protein 1-like 2 isoform X2, producing MEKDKVLDQLLVELHRLLLILDKETLSGNATIQKGLLSDLLQSYRSSNGPDEEYIYMNKVIVTDKDDASDVLVNGRASKHVPVPQKSLPDLPPHRTGVVCAEPFPLPAVPSPACVNTDSYYEEAQPYEETVNDDGEAVSSSYESYDEEEVSRGKSPSAQHQWPSAEASIELMKDARICAFLWRKKWLGQWGKQLCVIKDHRLLCYKSSKEQTPLLDVSLLGCTVVYKEKLLKRKEHKLKIIPFGGEAIVLGLQSKEQTEQWLKVIQEISPRPAESCEPHQFVSDSPRLICTKGELSERNCGASESGSSTDSHTETSEIKDVKKKYGAGLKFSNLMNIGKKKNCTLESPEKCVDTSGYLNVLVNSQWRTCWCLIKNGQLWFYQDKGKNKVSQPAVKLEGCSVAPDPNPERLYSFRIDMEGTQLATLEAKTSADMGHWLGLLLSLTGTKTDPEELTYDYVNADRISCIVNAAKTSFYLMQRRYSEPNAYIETPPSIPHNSEELYDDVASIADPEDAEESSIPDCEDNNVQKQAETCLQHPTDPGSTEEEIENRIYLDLVPVRSFLHTSCGTKESGKHPPSPADQPKNSACPNESIITTSCIELESPAAAVEELTLFPASDKQEESQPMYPQNQPDSPSSQSQESPRRSNVTIPQAFSCSKGQPHSPVPARTKAHTIGSPGSVEVKLGKNRTEADMRRYIDELQHLEKEREEVRSSLGKLKKERKETKEELSACQDPQQQLTLEACLKQKEEACREAENHRVEVELQLVEVKESLKKVEAGPFTLGTTLDSSLQDPPSVKATSTTTPQGSSSSSCQPLNCSSCAEAASPVNSASALKNRPASVMTTKGTVLQKAKEWEKKSST from the exons TGCTGGACCAGCTCCTGGTTGAGCTCCATCGTCTCCTGCTCATCTTGGACAAGGAGACCCTGAGTGGGAACGCGACCATCCAGAAGGGTTTGCTGTCTGATCTGCTCCAGTCCTACAGATCATCAAATG GCCCTGATGAGGAATATATTTACATGAACAAAGTCATCGTCACTGATAAAG ATGATGCATCAGATGTCCTGGTCAATGGAAGAGCATCAAAGCATGTACCAGTCCCACAGAAGAGTCTCCCTGACCTGCCGCCCCACAGGACG GGTGTGGTGTGTGCAGAGCCATTCCCTCTGCCTGCAGTCCCTTCTCCAGCCTGCGTAAACACAGACAGTTACTACGAGGAGGCTCAGCCTTATGAGGAAACTGTTAATG ACGACGGAGAAGCCGTAAGCAGCTCGTACGAGTCCTACGATGAGGAAGAAGTGAGCAGAGGAAAGTCTCCATCAGCACAGCATCAATGGCCCTCAGCAGAGGCATCCATCGAGCTAATGAAGGACGCTCGCATCTGTGCCTTCCTGTGGAGGAAGAAGTGGCTCGGCCAGTGGGGCAAGCAACTGTGTGTTATCAAAGATCATCGCCTGCTG tgTTATAAGAGCTCAAAGGAGCAGACGCCACTGCTGGATGTGAGTTTGCTTGGTTGCACTGTGGTTTATAAAGAGAAGCTGCTGAAAAGGAAAGAGCACAAGCTGAAAATCATTCCCTTTGGAGGGGAAGCCATCGTGCTGGGCCTGCAGAGCAAAGAACAAACCGAGCAATGGCTGAAG GTCATTCAAGAAATCAGCCCGAGGCCAGCGGAAAGCTGCGAGCCCCATCAATTCGTCTCTGACTCCCCAAGGCTCATTTGTACTAAG GGAGAGCTGAGCGAGAGAAACTGTGGTGCTTCAGAGAGCGGCAGCAGCACAGACAGCCACACAGAAACTTCAGAAATCAAAGATG TGAAGAAAAAGTACGGCGCTGGTTTGAAGTTCAGCAACCTCATGAAcattgggaagaaaaaaaactgcacgCTGGAGAGTCCGGAAAAATGTGTCGACACCTCAG GTTACCTTAACGTGCTGGTGAACAGTCAGTGGAGAACCTGCTGGTGTCTCATAAAGAACGGACAGCTGTGGTTCTACCAGGACAAAGGCAAGAACAAAGTGAGCCAGCCAGCTGTGAAACTGGAGGGCTGCAGTGTGGCACCTGACCCGAACCCAGAACGCCTCTACTCATTCAGGATCGACATGGAGGGCACTCAGCTGGCCACCCTGGAG GCTAAGACTTCAGCAGACATGGGTCACTGGCTGGGCCTCCTGCTGTCACTGACGGGAACCAAGACCGACCCCGAGGAGCTGACGTACGACTACGTCAACGCTGATCGAATTTCCTGCATCGTGAACGCTGCAAAAACCTCCTTTTA cttgaTGCAGAGGAGGTATTCAGAGCCAAACGCCTACATAGAAACGCCACCATCTATTCCTCATAACTCTGAAGAACTGTACGATGACGTAGCATCTATAGCTGACCCAGAA GATGCTGAAGAGAGCAGTATTCCCGACTGTGAGGACAACAACGTCCAGAAGCAAGCTGAAACATGTTTGCAACATCCCACAGACCCAGGAAgcacagaagaagaaattgaaAACAGGATTTACTTGGACCTGGTCCCTGTGCGCTCCTTCCTCCACACATCCTGTGGGACTAAAGAAAGTGGCAAACATCCTCCCAGCCCTGCAGACCAACCTAAAAACTCTGCTTGTCCAAATGAATCG ATTATTACAACTTCTTGTATAGAACTAGAgtcaccagcagcagcagtagagGAGTTAACTTTGTTCCCTGCAAGTGACAAACAAGAAGAATCACAGCCGATGTACCCGCAAAATCAGCCCGACTCCCCCTCCTCACAGAGCCAGGAGAGCCCCAGGAGAAGTAACGTAACGATCCCACAGGCCTTCAGCTGCTCTAAGGGACAACCCCACAGCCCAGTGCCAGCACGCACTAAAGCACACACTATAG GGTCTCCAGGCTCAGTCGAGGTGAAATTGGGTAAAAACCGCACAGAGGCCGACATGCGGCGCTACATCGATGAGCTCCAACATCTGGAGAAAGAGCGAGAGGAGGTGAGGAGCAGTTTGGGGAAGCTGAAAAAAGAGCGGAAGGAAACCAAAGAGGAGCTTAGTGCCTGCCAAG ATCCACAGCAGCAGCTCACCTTGGAGGCCTGTCTGAAGCAGAAGGAGGAAGCGTGTCGGGAAGCAGAGAACCACAGGGTGGAAGTGGAGCTGCAGTTAGTGGAAGTGAAGGAGAGTTTAAAGAAAGTGGAAGCAGGGCCTTTCACACTGGGAACCACGCTGGACAGCAGCCTCCAGGACCCTCCCTCA GTTAAAGCAACATctacgaccacaccccaaggtTCATCTTCATCGTCATGCCAACCCCTTAACTGCAGCTCATGTGCAGAAGCAGCTTCTCCAGTGAACTCTGCCTCAGCTTTAAAAAACAGACCTGCCTCCGTCATGACTACAAAAGGAACCGTGTTGCAGAAAGCTAAA GAATGGGAAAAGAAGTCCAGCACATAA
- the LOC114481092 gene encoding kelch repeat and BTB domain-containing protein 13, translating into MEVPERLQVENASLDLEYREHYEGLVKVRVEGSCFTVERQLLVEYSDYFRALFHSGMKESEQAEVYLRGGVHAQGFLIALAVCRGETPTVSDPEELMDCVECAAFLQVGCLVQHLCDIIDSDNCLFLYHAASVFGLHTLFHNAALFLCDANVDLKVEAERMLPEELIKYSQALSPTSYIALGTHSPSVEHLRDSFRVVCYLDEAAEEWKILTSLPTLCSTSMAGVTVLDNRLYIVGGVYGYGKETVDCSFCYNPESGVWTTLPGPQQPRYDFTLLGHEGRLYAIGGEFQKKTTSTAESYDAATGEWTFIQNTPRPVASAACAVARRRIFVCFWKPPDTTDIYEYIPAKDEWTLATTMIRPQSYGHCMVAHRDNLYVMRNGPSDDFLRCLIDCYNITTGQWTAMPGQYINSKGALFTSMIRGDSVFTVKHMLTLEYTITRDGWKPRRQMKGFPKSGSLWTCLLRLPKAGPVIPQLEAAREEENT; encoded by the coding sequence ATGGAAGTGCCTGAACGTCTTCAAGTAGAGAATGCAAGCCTTGACCTGGAGTACAGGGAGCACTATGAAGGCTTGGTGAAAGTGAGGGTGGAGGGGTCCTGCTTCACCGTGGAGCGGCAATTACTTGTTGAGTACAGTGACTATTTCCGTGCCCTGTTCCATTCTGGGATGAAGGAGAGTGAGCAGGCTGAGGTGTACCTGAGAGGAGGTGTTCATGCTCAAGGTTTTCTTATTGCCCTCGCAGTCTGCAGGGGAGAGACTCCCACCGTCAGTGACCCAGAGGAGTTAATGGACTGTGTAGAGTGTGCAGCTTTTCTGCAGGTTGGATGCCTGGTGCAGCATCTCTGTGATATCATAGACTCTGATAACTGCCTCTTTCTGTACCACGCAGCCTCTGTATTTGGGCTTCACACTCTGTTTCACAATGCTGCCCTTTTTCTTTGTGATGCTAATGTTGACCTCAAAGTAGAAGCAGAAAGAATGTTACCTGAAGAGCTGATCAAATACTCTCAAGCATTATCTCCTACTTCTTACATTGCTTTAGGCACCCATTCGCCCTCAGTGGAGCATCTGCGGGACTCGTTTAGAGTTGTCTGCTAtcttgatgaagcagcagaggaGTGGAAGATTCTGACAAGCCTCCCGACTCTGTGTAGCACCTCCATGGCTGGTGTGACCGTACTTGACAATAGGTTGTATATCGTAGGTGGCGTTTATGGCTATGGTAAAGAAACAGTGGATTGCAGCTTCTGCTACAACCCAGAATCAGGAGTTTGGACTACGCTTCCAGGTCCCCAACAGCCAAGGTATGACTTCACCTTGCTTGGACATGAGGGACGACTCTATGCTATTGGTGGAGAGTTCCAGAAGAAAACTACTTCCACAGCAGAGAGCTATGATGCAGCTACAGGAGAATGGACATTCATACAAAACACACCAAGGCCGGTGGCGTCTGCAGCCTGCGCGGTCGCTCGTCGACGGATTTTTGTTTGCTTCTGGAAGCCACCGGACACTACGGACATCTACGAGTACATTCCAGCAAAAGATGAGTGGACGCTTGCTACCACAATGATCCGACCTCAGAGTTATGGCCACTGTATGGTAGCTCATAGAGACAATCTGTACGTGATGCGCAACGGTCCCAGTGATGACTTCCTGAGGTGTCTAATAGACTGCTATAACATCACAACAGGCCAGTGGACGGCCATGCCAGGACAATACATCAACAGTAAGGGGGCACTCTTCACCTCCATGATAAGAGGGGACTCTGTCTTCACAGTGAAGCACATGTTAACACTTGAATACACCATCACTAGAGATGGATGGAAGCCCCGCAGGCAGATGAAGGGGTTTCCAAAGAGTGGCTCCCTGTGGACCTGTTTGCTGAGGCTGCCCAAGGCAGGACCAGTTATACCACAGCTCGAGGCagcaagagaagaagaaaataccTGA